One Gloeobacter morelensis MG652769 DNA window includes the following coding sequences:
- a CDS encoding metallophosphoesterase family protein, whose amino-acid sequence MVRLLHISDIHLGSGLSHGRINPATGLHTRFEDFLYCLSQAIDRGLAEGVDLALFGGDAFPNATPEPTHQEEFARQFKRLTDAGIPTVLLVGNHDLHGRGVGGASLNIYAALQVPGFVVGSRLQIHPIATRSGPVQVLSLPWVNRSTLLTREEMRGKSLEQVDLALVERMKLALEAQVRRLDPAVPTVLLGHLMVENAVFGAERHLAVGRSFSIPLAMLARSEFDYVALGHVHRHQVLCEDPPIIYPGSIERVDFGEEKESKGFILAEVERGRCRYEFVSVPARSFKTIQANLADSDDPQGDLAAILRKHKIEGAIVRVLYRLHPHQIERIDSAGLRQMLEGTFSYQLQPELISQLSQPRVPGLGESCALDPIDALRQYLESRPELADLRLALVEAAEALIKGDSPGLPDTDECESDAEVLEVTTTAALDLLARAEGLPAGGTNGQLGLFHA is encoded by the coding sequence ATGGTTCGTCTGCTGCACATTTCGGACATCCACCTGGGTAGCGGCCTATCCCACGGGCGCATCAACCCCGCCACCGGGCTGCATACCCGTTTTGAAGATTTTTTGTATTGTCTGTCGCAGGCAATTGACCGCGGCCTGGCCGAGGGGGTTGATCTGGCGCTGTTCGGGGGAGACGCATTTCCAAACGCCACCCCGGAGCCGACCCACCAGGAGGAGTTTGCCCGCCAGTTCAAGCGCCTCACCGACGCTGGCATTCCGACGGTGCTGCTGGTGGGCAACCACGACCTGCACGGGCGGGGAGTGGGTGGGGCGAGCCTCAATATTTATGCGGCGCTGCAGGTGCCGGGCTTTGTGGTGGGCTCCCGGCTGCAGATTCACCCGATCGCCACGCGCTCGGGGCCGGTGCAGGTGTTGAGCTTGCCGTGGGTGAACCGCTCGACGCTGCTGACGCGCGAGGAGATGCGCGGCAAGAGCCTCGAGCAGGTCGATCTCGCCCTGGTCGAGCGGATGAAATTGGCCCTCGAAGCGCAGGTGCGCCGCCTCGACCCGGCGGTACCCACGGTCTTGCTCGGCCATCTGATGGTCGAAAACGCCGTCTTTGGGGCTGAGCGCCACCTGGCGGTGGGCCGCAGCTTCAGCATTCCGCTTGCGATGCTCGCCCGTTCTGAGTTCGACTACGTGGCCCTTGGCCACGTCCATCGCCACCAGGTGCTCTGCGAAGATCCCCCCATCATCTACCCGGGCTCGATCGAGCGGGTCGATTTTGGCGAAGAAAAAGAATCCAAAGGCTTTATCCTCGCCGAGGTCGAGCGCGGCCGCTGCCGCTATGAATTTGTGAGCGTGCCTGCCCGCAGCTTCAAGACGATCCAGGCCAACCTGGCCGACAGTGACGATCCCCAGGGCGACCTGGCGGCGATCTTACGCAAGCACAAAATCGAAGGGGCGATCGTGCGGGTGCTCTACCGTTTGCATCCCCACCAGATCGAGCGCATCGACTCCGCCGGCTTGCGCCAGATGCTGGAGGGGACGTTTTCTTACCAGTTGCAGCCGGAACTCATCAGCCAGCTCAGCCAGCCGCGGGTGCCGGGGCTGGGCGAAAGTTGCGCCCTCGATCCGATCGACGCCCTCAGACAGTACCTCGAGAGCCGCCCCGAACTGGCCGATTTGCGCCTGGCCCTCGTCGAAGCGGCCGAGGCGCTAATCAAGGGCGACAGCCCCGGCCTGCCCGACACCGACGAGTGCGAGAGCGACGCGGAGGTGCTGGAGGTGACCACCACCGCCGCCCTCGACCTCCTCGCGCGCGCGGAGGGCCTACCCGCCGGTGGCACCAACGGCCAACTGGGTCTCTTTCACGCTTGA
- the fabI gene encoding enoyl-ACP reductase FabI, with the protein MITLAGKKALITGIANNRSIAWAIAQAFHAAGAALAVTYLPDEKGRFEAKVRELSAPLVPEIFAPCDVRSDEQIAALFETIAQKWGQLDILVHCLAFGNKEDLQGPFTGVTRDGYGLAMEVSAFSLIALAGKAAPLMPEGGSILTLTYIGSVRAMSGYGVMGPAKAALEANTRYLAAELGTKNLRVNAVSAGPIRTLAASGVGNIHEAIHKTEEMSAIKRAVRQEEVANTVLFLASDLASAVTGQTLYVDCGFSIMGG; encoded by the coding sequence GTGATTACCCTCGCCGGCAAAAAGGCGCTCATCACCGGTATCGCCAACAACCGCTCGATCGCCTGGGCGATCGCCCAGGCTTTTCACGCCGCCGGGGCAGCACTCGCGGTCACCTATTTGCCCGATGAGAAAGGCCGCTTCGAGGCGAAGGTGCGCGAATTGAGCGCCCCGCTCGTCCCCGAGATCTTCGCCCCCTGCGATGTGCGCAGCGATGAGCAGATTGCCGCGCTGTTCGAGACGATTGCCCAGAAGTGGGGACAGCTCGACATTCTGGTCCACTGTTTGGCTTTTGGCAACAAAGAAGACTTGCAGGGACCGTTTACCGGCGTTACCCGCGACGGCTACGGCCTGGCGATGGAGGTGAGCGCCTTTTCGCTCATCGCCCTGGCGGGCAAAGCCGCGCCCCTGATGCCGGAAGGGGGCAGCATTTTGACGCTGACGTACATCGGGTCGGTGCGGGCGATGAGCGGCTACGGTGTGATGGGGCCGGCCAAGGCCGCCCTGGAGGCGAACACCCGCTACCTGGCCGCCGAACTGGGGACCAAAAACCTGCGGGTCAACGCCGTATCCGCCGGCCCCATCCGCACCCTTGCCGCCTCGGGCGTCGGCAACATCCACGAGGCCATCCACAAAACCGAAGAGATGTCCGCCATCAAGCGGGCGGTCCGCCAGGAAGAAGTGGCCAATACGGTGCTGTTTCTGGCAAGCGATCTGGCCTCCGCCGTCACCGGCCAGACCCTCTACGTCGACTGCGGCTTCAGCATTATGGGGGGCTAG
- a CDS encoding cation:proton antiporter produces the protein MFYPLIAASAPGALPEGLLSLGQLLASLIVIYVASKLGGELALRLKQPAVLGELVAGLAVGVSGLKLIDPTQPVLLLLAQVGVTLLLFEIGLESDLRGLLKLGPQAVAVAAVGMVVPFALGYGVMKFVGAGELLAIFVGASSTATSIGISAKVLSDLGYLKRTEGQIILGAAVLDDILGVIVLSVVAGIAQGGSLELGEVARIVFSSLGFLVGAIVIGNRFMPVFLGIVRRLRTRGELLTASLVFAFALAYLAELLGSAAIIGAFAAGLVLAETDKRHDLEAQLRPVTDFFLPIFFITVGAGVNLALLGNQQALLLAGGLSVTAVLGKLVCGWAAFGVKANKFAIGAGMVPRGEVGLVFASVGLASGVLTGVNHTAVVIMVILTTFFGPLLLGLLLRREPVALTVGSS, from the coding sequence ATGTTCTATCCACTCATCGCGGCATCGGCTCCCGGAGCCCTGCCCGAAGGCCTTTTGAGTCTGGGGCAGTTGCTTGCGAGCCTCATCGTCATCTATGTGGCGAGCAAACTCGGCGGCGAGCTGGCCCTGCGCCTCAAACAACCCGCCGTCTTGGGCGAACTGGTGGCGGGGCTCGCGGTCGGTGTCTCGGGACTCAAGCTCATCGACCCGACCCAGCCGGTGCTGCTGTTGCTTGCCCAGGTGGGCGTCACCCTGCTGCTGTTTGAAATCGGTCTGGAATCGGATCTGCGGGGATTGCTCAAGCTTGGTCCCCAGGCGGTAGCCGTGGCGGCGGTGGGTATGGTGGTACCCTTCGCCCTGGGTTACGGCGTGATGAAATTTGTCGGAGCGGGAGAGCTGCTCGCCATCTTCGTGGGCGCCTCCTCCACTGCCACCAGCATCGGGATCAGCGCCAAGGTGCTCTCGGATCTGGGCTACCTCAAGCGCACCGAGGGGCAGATTATTCTCGGAGCGGCGGTGCTCGACGACATTTTGGGGGTGATCGTCCTCTCGGTGGTGGCGGGGATCGCCCAGGGGGGTAGCCTTGAGCTGGGCGAGGTGGCCCGCATCGTCTTCTCGTCGCTGGGCTTTCTGGTGGGAGCGATCGTGATTGGCAACCGCTTCATGCCCGTTTTTTTGGGGATCGTGCGGCGGCTGCGCACCCGCGGCGAGTTGCTCACCGCCTCGCTGGTCTTTGCCTTCGCCCTTGCGTACCTGGCCGAACTGTTGGGCTCCGCTGCGATCATCGGCGCCTTTGCCGCCGGATTGGTGCTCGCTGAGACCGACAAGCGCCACGACCTCGAAGCGCAACTCAGGCCGGTCACCGACTTTTTTCTGCCGATTTTTTTTATCACCGTCGGCGCCGGGGTCAATCTGGCGCTGCTGGGTAATCAGCAGGCGCTCCTGCTCGCCGGGGGATTGAGCGTCACTGCCGTGCTGGGCAAACTGGTGTGCGGCTGGGCGGCTTTCGGCGTCAAGGCCAACAAGTTTGCAATCGGCGCCGGCATGGTGCCCCGCGGCGAAGTCGGCCTGGTCTTTGCCAGCGTCGGCCTGGCCTCCGGGGTGCTCACCGGCGTCAACCACACCGCCGTGGTGATCATGGTGATTCTCACCACGTTTTTTGGACCGCTATTGTTGGGGCTGCTGTTGCGTCGCGAACCGGTGGCGCTTACCGTCGGCAGTTCCTGA
- the cysC gene encoding adenylyl-sulfate kinase, whose product MSLNFTCYAQSQFLEEEQHPMGKGVTLWFTGLSGAGKSTISGIVAKKLQEIGRNVEVLDGDEVRLNLSAGLSFSKADRDTNVRRIGYVCRLLSRNGVIAISAAISPYRNTREELRANIVDFLEIFVDCPLDVCIERDVKGLYAKALKGEIPAFTGVSDPYEAPTNPDLTILTNTESKDESANRVVQLLYERGYL is encoded by the coding sequence ATTTCGTTAAACTTCACCTGTTATGCTCAGTCCCAATTTCTCGAAGAAGAGCAACATCCCATGGGTAAAGGTGTAACACTCTGGTTCACCGGCCTGTCCGGCGCAGGCAAAAGCACAATCTCCGGCATTGTAGCCAAAAAACTCCAGGAGATTGGCAGAAACGTCGAAGTGCTCGACGGCGACGAGGTGCGGCTCAATTTGAGCGCCGGGTTGAGCTTCAGCAAAGCCGACCGCGACACCAACGTCCGCCGCATCGGCTATGTGTGCCGCCTGCTTTCGCGCAACGGCGTCATTGCCATCAGCGCCGCCATCAGCCCCTACCGCAATACCCGCGAAGAACTGCGCGCCAATATCGTCGATTTTCTAGAAATTTTCGTCGACTGTCCGCTCGATGTGTGCATCGAGCGCGACGTCAAGGGCCTGTACGCCAAGGCCCTCAAAGGGGAGATCCCGGCTTTTACCGGTGTGTCGGACCCCTACGAAGCCCCAACCAACCCGGATCTGACCATCCTGACCAATACCGAGTCAAAGGATGAATCTGCCAACCGCGTCGTCCAGTTGCTGTACGAGCGCGGCTACCTCTAG
- a CDS encoding TrkH family potassium uptake protein: MPTLSPARTICLGFLLLIAIGTLLLLLPWSTASGEWTPWLVALFTSTSAVCVTGLTVVDTGSYYSFFGQLVILLLIQVGGLGYMSATTFLLLLVGRRISLRNRLALQEALGSLGDKAVPRLVARVAILTLGFELVGAFVIAPTMVRQEGLLPGLWSAIFHSVSAFNNAGFGLRSDNLIPWQNNFWVLGGLGFLILAGGLGYQVWLELYEKILLRLVRQVFGKQPAPPAPLSLHTRVVLLTSAILVVVGSVGFFLIERTNALTLGRLSLDAQVAGAIFHSISARTAGFNAVPFDGLLEAGLFWIILLMLVGASPASTGGGLKTTTFAILTSNMLAVIQGREDVLLFDRRLGVGAVRKASAVLLGSIAAIALALVGLTLSDPEPGFVQVLFEAVSAFCTVGLSTGITPKLSVVGQLILVFSMYLGRVGVLLLAEALLSQKPTFPYRQPEEQILIG, encoded by the coding sequence ATGCCCACCCTCTCGCCCGCTCGAACCATCTGCCTGGGGTTTTTGCTGCTCATTGCGATCGGTACTCTGTTGCTGCTGTTGCCCTGGTCGACGGCCTCGGGCGAGTGGACCCCCTGGTTGGTAGCGCTATTTACCAGCACCTCCGCCGTCTGTGTCACCGGATTGACGGTGGTCGACACGGGCAGCTACTACTCGTTTTTTGGCCAACTGGTCATCCTGTTGCTCATTCAGGTGGGCGGCCTCGGCTACATGAGTGCCACCACGTTTTTGTTGTTGCTGGTCGGGCGGCGCATCAGCCTGAGGAACCGTCTTGCTCTGCAGGAGGCGTTGGGTAGTCTTGGCGATAAGGCTGTGCCGCGCCTGGTGGCCCGCGTCGCCATCCTGACGCTCGGCTTCGAACTGGTGGGGGCGTTTGTGATTGCCCCGACTATGGTTCGGCAGGAAGGACTGCTCCCCGGGCTATGGTCGGCGATTTTCCACAGCGTCAGCGCCTTCAATAACGCCGGGTTCGGGCTCAGAAGCGACAACCTGATTCCCTGGCAGAACAATTTTTGGGTTCTGGGGGGGCTGGGATTTTTGATCCTGGCGGGGGGGCTTGGCTACCAGGTGTGGCTCGAGTTGTACGAAAAAATCTTGCTGCGGCTGGTGCGGCAGGTCTTCGGCAAGCAGCCCGCCCCGCCCGCGCCGCTATCGCTGCATACGCGGGTGGTGCTGCTCACCTCAGCAATTTTGGTGGTGGTGGGTTCGGTCGGTTTTTTTCTCATCGAGCGGACCAATGCCCTCACCCTGGGCAGGCTTAGCCTTGATGCGCAGGTGGCGGGTGCTATCTTCCATTCGATTAGCGCCCGTACCGCCGGCTTCAACGCCGTCCCTTTCGATGGCCTGCTGGAAGCAGGGCTATTCTGGATTATTTTGCTGATGCTCGTCGGGGCCTCGCCTGCTTCCACCGGGGGGGGCCTGAAGACCACCACCTTCGCCATTCTCACCAGCAACATGCTGGCTGTGATTCAAGGTCGGGAGGATGTGCTGCTGTTCGATCGGCGCCTCGGAGTGGGTGCGGTGCGCAAGGCGAGCGCGGTGCTGCTCGGCTCGATTGCCGCGATTGCCCTGGCCCTGGTGGGCCTGACCCTAAGCGATCCGGAGCCCGGCTTTGTGCAGGTGCTCTTCGAGGCGGTCTCCGCCTTCTGCACCGTGGGACTTTCGACCGGCATCACCCCGAAGCTGTCGGTAGTAGGACAGCTCATCCTGGTCTTCAGCATGTACCTGGGCCGGGTGGGCGTGCTGCTGCTCGCCGAGGCGCTGCTGTCGCAGAAGCCGACCTTCCCGTACCGCCAGCCGGAAGAACAGATTCTGATAGGTTAG
- the cutA gene encoding divalent-cation tolerance protein CutA, with the protein MEGALLVVLTTVPDQASGIAIARTLVERRLVACAQLLPPMVSVFIWQDKLSTETEQLLLLKVPAEFYAVLEVALGELHPYEVPEVVALEAVRVSEGYLGWAVAQTGTSALPPV; encoded by the coding sequence GTGGAAGGCGCGCTGCTGGTAGTGCTCACCACCGTTCCGGACCAGGCGAGCGGGATTGCCATTGCCCGTACCCTGGTCGAACGCCGTCTTGTCGCCTGCGCCCAACTGCTGCCGCCGATGGTCTCGGTGTTCATCTGGCAGGACAAGCTTTCGACTGAGACCGAACAGTTGCTCCTGCTCAAAGTGCCTGCGGAATTTTACGCGGTGCTGGAAGTGGCTCTAGGCGAGTTGCACCCCTACGAAGTGCCCGAGGTCGTCGCCCTCGAAGCGGTGCGGGTCTCCGAGGGCTACTTGGGCTGGGCGGTAGCCCAAACCGGCACGAGTGCACTGCCCCCCGTTTAA
- a CDS encoding potassium channel family protein produces MNLMGWLKKERRNQFLIIGLGRFGTSVARTLHNLGYDVLAVDAEEERVRRAACENIATQVLQVNATDPDALKQIGAGEFQVAVVAIGSFLQESILATLNAKEMGIAYVVAKATTPIHGAVLEKVGADRVVYPESDMGRNVALSLTSRGMLESLQLDPEHSIVEVVAPREFTGQTLRDLDLRRRFRVNVLALRHDGRFNVNPDPDDRIGAGDIIVMIGANRDLDQLPKADLTMPDHAARTRAES; encoded by the coding sequence ATGAACCTGATGGGATGGCTCAAAAAAGAGCGGCGCAACCAGTTTTTGATCATCGGCCTGGGCCGGTTTGGCACTTCGGTGGCCCGCACTCTGCACAACCTGGGCTACGACGTGCTCGCAGTCGACGCGGAGGAGGAGCGCGTGCGGCGTGCGGCCTGCGAGAACATCGCCACCCAGGTACTGCAGGTCAACGCCACCGATCCGGACGCACTCAAACAGATTGGGGCGGGCGAATTTCAGGTGGCGGTAGTTGCCATCGGCAGCTTCTTGCAGGAGAGCATCCTCGCCACCCTCAACGCCAAGGAGATGGGGATCGCTTACGTAGTGGCCAAGGCCACCACCCCCATCCACGGCGCGGTGCTCGAAAAAGTCGGCGCCGACCGGGTGGTCTACCCCGAAAGCGACATGGGCCGCAACGTCGCCCTTTCGCTCACCTCGCGCGGCATGCTCGAATCGCTGCAACTCGACCCGGAGCACAGCATCGTCGAGGTGGTGGCCCCGCGCGAATTCACAGGCCAGACCCTGCGCGATCTCGATTTGCGCCGCCGCTTCCGGGTGAACGTACTCGCCTTGCGCCACGACGGCCGCTTCAACGTCAATCCCGACCCGGATGATCGCATCGGCGCAGGGGACATCATCGTCATGATCGGCGCCAACCGCGATCTTGATCAATTGCCCAAAGCAGATCTCACCATGCCCGACCACGCCGCCCGCACCAGGGCCGAGTCGTAG